From the Saccharomonospora marina XMU15 genome, the window ATGTGTGGGGAAAGTCGGCCAACGAGGCGCATCCTGAGAACGAACGACGATACGCGGTCGAAACGCCCGCCGAGGTGGTGCGCCGCTATCACGTAGGTGGCGTCGTCTATTTCAACCATTCCGGCACCGACAACGTGGAGGACCCAGCACAGGTCGCGAGGTTGTCGAACGGCCTGCAACGCGCCGCGCTCTCCTCAGCAAAGCACATCCCCTTGCTGGTAGCCGTCGATCAGGAAGGTGGCAGGGTGACGCGCATCGCCGAGCCCGCCACCCAGTACCCGAGTGCGATGGCACTCGGTGCGACCCGTGACGTGTCCGGCGCCCGTACCGTAGCCACGATCAGCGGCAATGAACTGCGCGCCATGGGCATCACCCAGAACTTCGCCCCGACCGCCGACGTCAACTCCAACCCGTTGAATCCGATCATCGGTTCCCGGTCGTTTTCCTCGGACCCCGACCTGGCCGCGCGGTTCGTGGCCGCGCAGGTCGAGGGTTATCAGCACGCGGAAAGGCTCACCGAGACCGTGTCGGCCGCGGCCAAGCACTTTCCGGGCCACGGGGACGCCGGGACCGACAGCCACACGGGGCTGCCCCGGATCGACCGCACGGAGGCGCAGTGGCGAGCAACGGACCTACCACCGTTTCGAGCAGCCGTCGACGCGGGCGTCGATGCCATCATGACCGCTCACATCAGCGTGCCCAGCCTCGATCCTTCGGGAGAGCCTGCCACGCTCTCAAAGCCGATCATGACAGGGCTGCTTCGTGAAGAACTGGCCTACGACGGGGTCGTGGTCACCGATTCGCTGCGGATGCGGGGTGTGCGCCAGCTGCACCCCGACACGGAGATCCCGGTGCTCGCGCTCGAGGCAGGTGTCGATCAGATGTTGATGCCGCCCGACCTTCCGCTTGCGATCGACAGCGTGCTCGCCGCGGTGCGGGACGGTCGACTGACCGAGGGCCGCATCGACACCAGCGTGCGACGCATACTCGAACTGAAACACAGCCGCGGCATCGTCGCGAAGCCGCTCGTCGACGAGCGGGCGGTGACCGACAAGGTGGGAACACCCCGCAACCTGGACAGCGTCCAGCGTGTCACGGACGGCGCCCCGACCGTGCTCCGCGACGAGGCGGGCCTGCTACCGGTCGAGCGCGATTCCGAACGGCTGCTCGTCACCGGGTGGAACCGACCCGAGTATCCGGGCTATCCGGCCGAGCCGGTGCACACGCTCGCCCGGAGCCTGGGGACGACGGCGGAGGCGCTGGCGACCGGCACCGATCCGGACGCAGCGACGGTGACCCGCGCGGTGAATGCGGCTCGCGGCGCGGACGTCGTGGTCGTGCTGACCAACGACCTGCGCGCAAGCCCCGGTCAACGTGACCTCGTGAGCCGCCTGCTCACGACAGGCAAACCCGTGATGGCGGTGGCGGTACGAGAGCCCTACGACGCGGGCTACGCCGATGTGCCGACGTGGGTGGCCACCTACGACTGGCGCGCGGTGTCCATGCGATCGCTGGCGAAGTTGCTGCTGGGTGACCGGTCGCCGACCGGCAGGCTCCCGGTGAGTGTGCCGCAAGGGCAGAACCCCGATACCGTCCTTTATCCCTACGGCCATGGACTGACCTGGTGAGCATCAACAGAAGGCTGTTCCTCGCCGCCGGTGCGTTCGCCAGCCCGGTGCTGACGGCCGCTTCCCCGCTCGCGAGCGCGCGGCCGGAGCCCAAGCGTCGCGCAAGTGTCGCTACCGGTGCTGACATCCTCGCGGCACAAGGTTGGCGACGGCTGTCCGGGCGAAGAACCGGCGTACTTTCCAATCCGACCGGTGTGCTGTCCAATCAGGACCACATCGTCGACTCGCTCGTCGAGGCCGGTCTTGCCCCGGTGGCGGTGTTCGGGCCCGAGCACGGATTCCGGGGCAGCGCGCAAGCCGGCGGCTCCGAGGGCGACTACACGGACCCACGCACCGGGGTACCGGTGTACGACGTCTACGGCGCCGACGCGGGGAAGCTGGCGAGACTGCTGCGAACGGCACGTGTGGAAACACTGGTGTTCGACATCGCGGACGTGGGTGCGCGCTCCTACACCTACATCTGGTCGATGTACACGGCCATGGTGGCGGCCGCCCGTACCGGAGCGTCGTTGCTGGTGCTCGACCGGCCCAACCCGGTGGGAGGCGCGGCATACGGGCCGATGCTCGACCCGGCCTACAGCTCGGGCGTCGGCAGGAATCCGATCGTACAGCAGCACGGCATGACCGTCGGCGAGTTGGCCCGACACTTCAACGGCGAGTTCCTGCCCGCCGACGGAGGTCGGCCGACCGAGTTGGACGTGATCGAGATGCGTGGCTGGCGCCGGGATCTGCTGTTCGCCGACACCGGTCTGGTGTGGACACCGCCCAGCCCGAACATGCCCACTCCCGACACCGCCCTCGTTTACCCGGGAACCTGCCTGTTCGAGGGCACGTTGCTTTCCGAGGGCAGGGGTACGACCCGCCCGTTCGAGATCGTCGGCGCCCCCGGTATCGACTGGCGCTGGCGGGAAGCGCTGGAATCGCAGAACCTGCCGGGCGCGGCGTTCCGGGAGACCTACTTCGTGCCCACGCATCACAAGTTCAGCGGACAGACCTGCGGTGGCGTGCAGGTCATGGTCACGCGTCCGGGCAGCTTCGACGCGATCCGGACAGCCGTGGCCATGCTGGTGACAGCGCGGCGGCTGTACCCGGAGGTGTTCGGCTGGCGCGAGGACCGCTTCATCGACAAGCTGACCGGTTCCGACCGCGTCAGAACCATGGTGGACGCAGGTGCGGACACCGACGAGATCGTCGAATCCTGGCGCGACGAGCTCGCCCAGTTCCGACGGACTCGCCGACCGTACCTGCTGTACCGGTGAGAGGGGGCTACATGGCGGCGCCGAGGGGGAGAATCGCGGTACTGGTCGCACTCATGGCCC encodes:
- a CDS encoding glycoside hydrolase family 3 protein; amino-acid sequence: MTTVTARPWRNRAVVLAVLLAMTGSHAMPRAVAVHEATAEDRDGTAAGGDWVERTLRGMSLEEKVGQLFVVDVWGKSANEAHPENERRYAVETPAEVVRRYHVGGVVYFNHSGTDNVEDPAQVARLSNGLQRAALSSAKHIPLLVAVDQEGGRVTRIAEPATQYPSAMALGATRDVSGARTVATISGNELRAMGITQNFAPTADVNSNPLNPIIGSRSFSSDPDLAARFVAAQVEGYQHAERLTETVSAAAKHFPGHGDAGTDSHTGLPRIDRTEAQWRATDLPPFRAAVDAGVDAIMTAHISVPSLDPSGEPATLSKPIMTGLLREELAYDGVVVTDSLRMRGVRQLHPDTEIPVLALEAGVDQMLMPPDLPLAIDSVLAAVRDGRLTEGRIDTSVRRILELKHSRGIVAKPLVDERAVTDKVGTPRNLDSVQRVTDGAPTVLRDEAGLLPVERDSERLLVTGWNRPEYPGYPAEPVHTLARSLGTTAEALATGTDPDAATVTRAVNAARGADVVVVLTNDLRASPGQRDLVSRLLTTGKPVMAVAVREPYDAGYADVPTWVATYDWRAVSMRSLAKLLLGDRSPTGRLPVSVPQGQNPDTVLYPYGHGLTW
- a CDS encoding exo-beta-N-acetylmuramidase NamZ family protein, coding for MSINRRLFLAAGAFASPVLTAASPLASARPEPKRRASVATGADILAAQGWRRLSGRRTGVLSNPTGVLSNQDHIVDSLVEAGLAPVAVFGPEHGFRGSAQAGGSEGDYTDPRTGVPVYDVYGADAGKLARLLRTARVETLVFDIADVGARSYTYIWSMYTAMVAAARTGASLLVLDRPNPVGGAAYGPMLDPAYSSGVGRNPIVQQHGMTVGELARHFNGEFLPADGGRPTELDVIEMRGWRRDLLFADTGLVWTPPSPNMPTPDTALVYPGTCLFEGTLLSEGRGTTRPFEIVGAPGIDWRWREALESQNLPGAAFRETYFVPTHHKFSGQTCGGVQVMVTRPGSFDAIRTAVAMLVTARRLYPEVFGWREDRFIDKLTGSDRVRTMVDAGADTDEIVESWRDELAQFRRTRRPYLLYR